One region of Coriobacteriia bacterium genomic DNA includes:
- a CDS encoding amidase, protein MITDEYLSAVDLASDIRDKKLAPSEVVEETIRAIDERNPSINAFVYTNYDEAREKAKAEDDKLARGEASGAFFGVPTAAKDFIPGIPGWPGTFGGIKALSHMIDDHWGSYTGAMNDEGAIMIGKTNSPSLAFRGTCDNKMFGPTSTPFKPGYNSGGSSGGSAAAVGDGILLIAEGTDGGGSIRIPAAWCGCYGFKAGNGIIGGAPRPNAYGTCHPYCWDGTISRTVKDAAYALQAMAGYDPFDPNSIDFGNRDYIAALDKSIKGMRIGFTPDFGIFPVEPEIARMCEAAAKRFEDAGAIVEQATFDFKRSAFELAEAWDRMITISGGLGTIEEFKAGGIDLLRDHADDLPDELIYWVEDAYKRGYVDFHDDEVIRTEVFDQIQGAFQDYDLLLSPTLACHPVKNDANRNTVGPSTINGVKTEPLIGFCLTFFCNFTGNPAASIPAGLSEDGFPVGLQLIGNRYGERDLLSASAAYERVNPWAVDYEVTKNRTL, encoded by the coding sequence ATGATTACCGACGAATACCTGAGCGCCGTTGACCTTGCCTCGGATATCAGGGACAAGAAGCTCGCACCTTCGGAAGTGGTCGAGGAGACCATCAGGGCGATTGACGAACGTAACCCATCTATTAACGCTTTCGTCTACACCAACTATGACGAGGCGCGCGAGAAGGCCAAGGCCGAAGATGACAAACTTGCCCGTGGCGAGGCGAGTGGAGCTTTCTTTGGCGTTCCGACCGCCGCGAAGGACTTCATCCCCGGCATTCCGGGCTGGCCCGGCACGTTTGGCGGCATCAAGGCCCTCTCTCACATGATTGACGATCATTGGGGCAGCTACACGGGCGCCATGAACGACGAAGGTGCGATCATGATTGGCAAGACGAACTCGCCTTCTCTCGCATTCCGTGGTACCTGTGACAACAAGATGTTCGGTCCTACGAGCACACCCTTCAAGCCCGGATACAATTCCGGCGGATCATCGGGTGGTTCGGCAGCTGCCGTCGGAGACGGCATCCTGCTCATAGCCGAGGGCACCGATGGTGGTGGTTCCATCCGAATCCCGGCTGCCTGGTGTGGCTGCTATGGCTTCAAAGCGGGCAATGGCATCATTGGCGGCGCCCCGCGTCCGAACGCCTATGGCACCTGTCATCCGTACTGTTGGGATGGAACGATATCCCGCACGGTCAAGGACGCGGCCTATGCACTACAGGCGATGGCGGGCTACGATCCCTTCGATCCCAACAGCATCGACTTCGGCAATCGCGACTATATTGCCGCGCTCGATAAATCCATCAAAGGTATGCGCATCGGTTTCACGCCCGACTTCGGTATCTTTCCGGTCGAGCCCGAGATCGCACGCATGTGCGAGGCAGCCGCGAAGAGATTCGAGGACGCAGGCGCCATCGTCGAGCAAGCCACCTTCGATTTCAAACGTTCCGCCTTCGAACTTGCCGAGGCATGGGACCGCATGATCACCATTTCGGGTGGCCTGGGAACGATCGAGGAGTTCAAGGCCGGCGGTATCGACCTTCTGCGTGACCACGCAGATGATCTGCCCGATGAGCTCATCTACTGGGTCGAGGATGCCTACAAGCGTGGGTATGTCGACTTCCACGATGACGAGGTCATCCGTACTGAGGTCTTCGACCAAATCCAGGGGGCATTCCAGGACTACGACCTCCTCCTCTCGCCAACCCTCGCATGCCATCCGGTCAAGAACGATGCCAATCGCAATACCGTTGGCCCTTCGACAATTAACGGTGTGAAGACCGAGCCGCTCATCGGCTTTTGCCTTACGTTCTTCTGCAACTTCACCGGCAACCCGGCAGCTTCCATTCCAGCCGGCCTTTCCGAGGACGGCTTCCCAGTTGGCCTGCAGCTTATCGGCAACCGTTACGGCGAGCGCGACCTGCTCTCGGCTAGTGCGGCTTACGAGCGCGTTAACCCGTGGGCAGTGGATTACGAGGTTACGAAGAACCGCACACTTTAG
- a CDS encoding oxidoreductase: protein MKAFVIDVARCNGCMNCQIACKDEHCGTDWLPYAAEQPLTGQFWCKVEEKVRGTVPKTRITYVPHIGGQSDALASAAGDAIVERADGLMYINPEKAKGRKDLCEFEGVYWNEKLQIPQTCTGCAHLLDDGWEVPRCVDSCPTKALSFGDVADLDLEGAEQLVEGSRVWYRNLPKRFVTGCVVDFDEREVVIGADVKLVSASGNTVAEQKTDEFGDFMFDQVEPAAYQVIYQVPGKDAKTYDADATELDVNIGDVPAA, encoded by the coding sequence ATGAAAGCATTTGTCATTGACGTTGCCAGATGCAACGGTTGCATGAACTGCCAGATTGCCTGCAAGGACGAGCATTGCGGCACCGATTGGCTGCCCTATGCCGCTGAACAGCCCTTGACCGGACAATTCTGGTGCAAAGTCGAGGAGAAGGTGCGCGGCACGGTTCCCAAGACGCGCATCACGTACGTTCCGCACATCGGTGGCCAGAGCGATGCCCTCGCCTCTGCGGCTGGCGATGCCATCGTGGAGCGTGCCGACGGGCTCATGTACATCAATCCCGAAAAAGCGAAGGGTCGCAAGGACCTCTGCGAGTTCGAGGGCGTGTATTGGAACGAGAAGCTCCAGATTCCGCAGACCTGCACGGGCTGCGCTCATCTGCTCGATGATGGCTGGGAGGTTCCGCGCTGCGTGGACTCCTGCCCCACCAAGGCTTTGAGCTTTGGCGATGTCGCGGACCTCGATCTTGAGGGTGCCGAGCAGCTCGTCGAAGGCTCGCGCGTCTGGTATCGCAACTTGCCCAAGCGCTTCGTGACCGGTTGTGTCGTCGATTTTGACGAGCGCGAGGTCGTCATCGGCGCTGACGTGAAACTCGTGAGCGCGAGCGGCAACACGGTTGCCGAGCAGAAGACCGACGAGTTTGGCGATTTCATGTTCGACCAGGTCGAGCCTGCTGCCTATCAGGTCATTTATCAGGTCCCCGGCAAGGATGCCAAGACCTATGACGCCGATGCGACAGAGCTCGACGTGAACATCGGTGACGTGCCCGCAGCGTAA
- a CDS encoding dehydrogenase yields MSEKTTDKSVIKCIGFCGFGMGANITEVDVKDGKVARIRPLHYDQLYKPEDLNYWKIEKNGHVLEPGMASCPPPLATAYKMRAYSKNRIPYPLKRIDWDPNGERNPQNRGISKYERISWDDACDIIAAEIKRIQDECGPFSIYAQSDGHGETKTIHAAHGCQTNLLALTGGFLKQARQPDSWEGWYWGAKHVWGMDPVGMQTITNNVIKDIAEHTDAVFVWGGDPETTPWGWGGQMSSLISYWFTDIGVKQVYVCPDLNYGAAIHADKWIPVLPNTDVALQLAIAHVWLTEGTYEKDYIVTHSVGFEKFEDYVMGRGEDGIEKTPAWAAEKCGVPDYRIKALARYWASRKVSVAHCNGGGYIRAAFSHEPARMEIYLLGMRGVGQPGVNQFQMIEWQLMDMPTWNPLPSCSVLPSVEGAYRGATMDLSEPFIPKTLIPKAITEKKLEWHGHVIAGIATVDQFIPFEWEPEEGKGVRMIWSDAPCWSNCWQGGNVFQEAMRDPELDFILVQHPWFENDTKFADIILPTNTLFETEDFNVDVRSGQWNAIAYEGRAIDPIGDTRSDYEAVCSVAKALEKLGGNYENLYERYTQGRDVMGWIEKGFRESGIEDGENADFEQFKKDRFKLFPTREDWEDMPHGLIGFYEDPVANPLSTPSGLIEYYSESLAQVFPDDTARGPIARWIEEPLDGHDDRLSSPRAKDYPFLLVTNHPRWRVHANHDDIPWFHELSTGKVTGPDGYLYEPLYVNPVDAAKLGLEDGDIAALYNERGTVLGGVIISERIMPGCVSQDHGAREDEIETGVGGLDRGGANNLICPSATTSKNCAGEVTNSYLVGVKKVDVIEMAKERPEEWGRAYDPEFGQIPDSWIVEG; encoded by the coding sequence ATGTCTGAGAAGACTACAGACAAGTCAGTGATCAAGTGCATCGGATTCTGCGGGTTTGGAATGGGCGCGAACATCACTGAGGTCGATGTGAAGGACGGAAAGGTCGCTCGCATCAGACCGCTACACTATGATCAGCTCTACAAGCCCGAAGATCTGAACTACTGGAAGATCGAGAAGAACGGGCACGTGCTCGAGCCAGGTATGGCAAGTTGTCCGCCGCCGCTGGCAACAGCATACAAGATGCGTGCCTATTCCAAGAACCGCATCCCGTATCCACTGAAACGCATCGATTGGGATCCTAACGGCGAGCGCAATCCGCAGAACCGTGGCATCTCCAAGTACGAGCGCATCTCCTGGGACGATGCTTGTGACATCATCGCGGCCGAGATCAAGAGGATTCAGGATGAGTGCGGACCGTTCTCCATCTATGCGCAGTCAGACGGCCACGGCGAGACCAAGACCATTCACGCGGCGCATGGTTGCCAGACCAACTTGCTGGCGCTCACGGGTGGCTTTCTGAAGCAGGCTCGTCAGCCAGACTCCTGGGAGGGCTGGTATTGGGGCGCCAAACATGTCTGGGGCATGGATCCCGTCGGCATGCAGACCATCACCAACAACGTCATCAAGGATATCGCCGAGCATACCGACGCCGTCTTTGTCTGGGGTGGCGATCCCGAGACCACGCCGTGGGGCTGGGGCGGTCAGATGTCGAGCCTCATCTCGTATTGGTTCACCGACATCGGCGTCAAGCAGGTCTACGTGTGCCCTGACCTCAACTATGGTGCTGCGATTCATGCCGACAAGTGGATTCCGGTCCTGCCGAATACCGATGTCGCCTTACAGCTCGCCATCGCCCATGTGTGGCTGACTGAGGGCACGTACGAAAAGGACTACATCGTCACGCACTCCGTCGGCTTTGAGAAGTTCGAGGACTACGTCATGGGCCGCGGCGAGGACGGCATCGAGAAGACGCCGGCCTGGGCGGCCGAGAAGTGCGGTGTACCCGACTACCGCATCAAGGCGTTGGCTCGCTATTGGGCGAGCAGGAAGGTTTCCGTTGCCCACTGCAACGGCGGCGGCTACATCCGCGCGGCCTTCTCGCATGAGCCCGCACGCATGGAGATTTACCTGCTGGGCATGCGCGGCGTGGGCCAGCCGGGTGTCAACCAGTTCCAGATGATCGAGTGGCAGCTCATGGACATGCCTACGTGGAACCCCCTGCCCAGTTGCTCGGTGCTTCCGAGCGTCGAGGGTGCCTACCGTGGCGCGACTATGGACCTGTCCGAGCCGTTCATCCCCAAAACGCTCATCCCCAAAGCCATTACCGAAAAGAAGCTCGAGTGGCATGGTCATGTCATCGCCGGCATTGCCACCGTCGACCAGTTCATCCCGTTCGAGTGGGAGCCGGAAGAGGGCAAGGGCGTGCGCATGATCTGGTCGGACGCGCCATGCTGGTCGAATTGCTGGCAGGGCGGCAACGTCTTCCAGGAGGCCATGCGCGACCCCGAGCTCGACTTCATCTTGGTGCAGCACCCCTGGTTCGAGAACGACACCAAGTTCGCCGACATCATCCTGCCCACCAACACGCTGTTCGAGACCGAGGACTTCAACGTTGACGTGCGCAGTGGCCAGTGGAACGCCATCGCGTACGAGGGCCGGGCAATCGACCCCATCGGCGACACGCGCAGCGACTACGAAGCCGTGTGTTCCGTCGCAAAAGCACTCGAGAAGCTTGGCGGCAACTACGAGAACCTGTACGAGCGCTACACCCAAGGTCGCGATGTCATGGGTTGGATCGAGAAGGGTTTTCGCGAGTCCGGCATCGAGGACGGCGAGAATGCCGACTTCGAGCAATTCAAGAAGGATCGTTTCAAGCTGTTTCCGACGCGCGAGGACTGGGAGGATATGCCGCATGGCCTCATTGGGTTCTACGAGGATCCCGTGGCAAATCCGCTTTCCACGCCATCTGGTCTGATCGAGTACTATTCCGAGTCGCTTGCGCAGGTCTTCCCCGACGACACGGCGCGTGGCCCCATTGCACGCTGGATCGAGGAGCCGCTCGACGGGCACGACGATCGTCTTTCAAGCCCGCGTGCGAAGGACTATCCGTTCCTGCTCGTCACCAACCATCCGCGCTGGCGCGTGCATGCCAACCACGATGACATTCCCTGGTTCCACGAGCTTTCGACGGGCAAGGTCACGGGTCCTGATGGCTACCTGTACGAGCCGTTGTACGTGAATCCGGTCGATGCCGCCAAGCTCGGCCTCGAGGATGGCGATATCGCCGCTTTGTATAACGAGCGCGGCACGGTGCTCGGTGGCGTCATCATTTCCGAGCGCATCATGCCCGGCTGCGTTTCCCAGGATCACGGCGCACGCGAGGACGAGATCGAGACCGGTGTTGGCGGCCTTGACCGCGGTGGTGCGAACAACTTGATTTGCCCGTCTGCGACGACGTCCAAGAACTGCGCTGGTGAGGTGACCAACAGCTACCTCGTTGGCGTGAAGAAAGTCGATGTCATCGAGATGGCCAAGGAGCGTCCGGAGGAGTGGGGTCGTGCCTATGATCCCGAATTCGGTCAGATTCCCGACAGCTGGATTGTGGAGGGCTAG